The Synechococcus sp. MVIR-18-1 region GGGGCTGCTCGCTCAAGGCACCACAACGCTCCAACACCGCACGGACGAGATCCTGCTCCCCCTCTCCAGTGACGGCGCTGAGGCGCACATCGGCAACTGACGCAGCCTCCACATCAACGTCACGCCGAAGGTCTGCTTTGTTGCCCACCCGCAAGCAGGGAACTCCCTCAGGGATCTGGGCAAACAGGGCTTGATCCTCCTCCGACCACCCCTGGGCGAGATCAAACAACAGCAGCACCAGATCGGCACTGGCCAGGGCATCGCGGCTGCGAGCAATCCCCAACTGCTCCACGGCATCACTGGTGGCCCTGATCCCTGCGGTGTCGAGAAGGGTGATCGGAACGCCATCCAGCACGATCTCACTTTCCAGCAAATCCCGCGTGGTGCCTGGCAAGTCGGTCACGATCGCCCGCTCCCGGCGACTCAACAGGTTGAGCAAGGAGCTTTTGCCAACGTTGGGCCGGCCTACAAGCGCCACCCTCAATCCATGGCGCACAACCGATCCCCGCTCGCCATCGGCCACGAGCGTGAGCAACTCCAGGCGAACTGCTTGCAACTCCTGCAAGAGCGCCTCACCATTCAAGGGAGGAAGATCCTCTTCAAAGTCCACGCGAGCCTCCAACTCACTGAGCTGATCGAGCAAGCGCTCGCGCAAGACCACCATTTTTTTCTGGATCCCGCCATCGAGACCAGCCATCGCCAGCTGCGCTGCCCTCTGGCTGCGCGCTCCCACCAGATCACCAATCGCTTCCGCCCGGGTGAGATCAAGACGACCATTCAGCACCGCGCGTTGGCTGAATTCACCGGGCAGGGCCCGACGCACGCCCGGCTGCTCCAAGACGCGTGCCAAAACCTGCTGCACAGCGATCACCCCGCCGTGACAATGAATCTCCACAACGTCTTCGCCGGTGAAACTGCGCGGCGCCAACATCACCAGCACCAGCACCTCATCGAGCCGTTCCACACCACCGGCAGCCACAACATGTCCATAGAGAACCCGGTGGCTCTCCCACTCCTGTTGCCCAGGAATCACCGTGATCGCTGCAACAGCGCGCACAGCACTCGGACCCGACAACCGAATCACGGCGATGCCACCCTGCCCTGGCGCCACAGCGGTAGCGATCGCAGCGATCGAAAGCGCCTGATCTGGCCCATTCCCAGACATTCCCTGATCCCTGCCGCCATCACGCACTCCTTCCTACGATCCCGAAGCTTCCTCAGCCGCACTGGCGGCAAGCAGTTTCGATGAAGCGGTTGCGGAACAACTTGCAGCGACGCTTGAACCGATGGCTGCAATGGATCTGGCAGCAGGAGGGAACCCCAGGCCAACGCGCCCGAGGACTGGCAGCAGGCGTGTTTTGCGGCTGCTTTCCCTTCTTTGGATTTCAAACCCTGCTGGGAATTGGCTTGGCCAGCGTGGTGCGCGGCAACCATTTGCTCGCCGCCGCAGGCACCTGGATCAGCAACCCATTCACCTATGTGCCGCTGTTTTGGTTCAACTACCGCTTAGGCGCACTGCTCCTCGGTGAAGGCGCTGGCTGGCCAGGGCTCAACAATCTCAATCAAGAGCTGCTCGCCACAGCGGGGTGGGACGTGATGAGCCGTCTCTTGCTTGGCTCCGGCCTGACCGGAGCTGTGTTTGGCGGCTTGAGCTGGTGGCTCACCCTTCACTGCCTCCAGCCCCAAAGAGCCGGCAGCATCAACCCTCGTCATCGGGAGCGCCGGCGGAGATAAGCCATCCTTTAAGCGGCCGCCAATCGTCGTCTTGATCGATGGGCTCCCAAAGCGATTCAATCAAAGGCCGCGTTGGCGTCTGGCTCAAGTTCCATCGCCTCAACCGCTCAGAAACTGAGGCGACCGGCTCAGACCCAGGAACCGCTCTGGCCTGGGTTTGCCACCACCAGGCGTCACGCCAGTTTTGCCACAGCTGCCTGGCAGGTGCTGAACAGTCGGGCAACACAACAGGCAAGCCGTCAGGTTCCTGGGGTAGGCCAGCGGATTGAACAACCGACGCCAGACCCGCAAAAAAGTCTCCATAGCCCACGGGCCAGTTCGCGATTAACTCCAGCGTTGCGCTCACCAAGCGCTCATCACTGTCCAGATCAGGATTAGGCGTCAATCCCAATCGCCTCAACAGGCAGAAGCGATAGTGATTTTGATAAGTGCTTGCATAGCGTTCAAGCGACTGTTCCATCGGCTGCCGAGGCAGCAACATCGCCAACGGGTTTTGGAGAAGCTGCAAGTTCTTTCGGCAGATGGCTGGCTGACGCCCATAGGAGTACAGGCCGGTCTGATCGAAATAAGCCGCCGTGAAGCTCGGATCCCAACGGTCTAAAAAAGCAAACGGTCCGTAGTCAAAGCTTTCACCCGCGAGCGACATGTTGTCGGTGTTGAGCACGCCATGCACAAAACCTGCTGCCATCCATTCCGCTGCCAAGCGAGCCACGCGCTCCACCAGCTCGCCATAGAACGCGAGCAGCTGATGCTCCAGAGCCAGGCGATCTCCATCAGGCGCGGGATGGGCTGCCGCAACATCGGGGTAATACACAGCCACCACATGGCGCAGCAAGCGCTCCAGCCCTTGAGGATCACGCAAATACAGCAGCCGTTCACAGCTCCCGAAACGCAGATGGGTGCGTGCCATCCGAACCATTACCGCACTTCGCGTCGGCGATGGTTCATCACTCCGCCAAAGCTCCTCACCCGTTTCGATCAACGACAACGTGCGGCTCGTGGTCACACCAAGACGATGCAACGCCTGGGAGGCGATAAGTTCGCGCACGCCTCCTTTCAAGGTGAGGCGTCCATCCCCACCACGACTCCAAGGCGTGGTGCCACTGCCCTTGCTGCCAAGGTCTTGCAGCTGGCCGGTTCGATCACGCAGCTGGCCATAGAGAAAGCCGCGGCCATCGCCAAGCTGGGGGTTGTAGGTGCCGAACTGATAGCCGTGATAACGGAGAGCAAGCAGGGGAACGCGCTCTTCAAAACGGCCATAGGCCCCTTCGAAGTCTTGATCCGACACACCATCTGGCTCCAACCCCAGTTGACGCAGCAATGCTTCATTGCGAAAGCGCAGCTGGGTTTGCGGAAACACTGCAGCCTCCACCACATCCCAGTAATCCCCACCCAAACCCTCGATTGAGGGTTCAAATGGCAAGGCCAAAAGCGGATTGCTCAACTCTGGCCAGTACGCGCGATGTCGATCACATCGGCCATCGAGCGGATCTGGTCCATGGTGCGCTGCAACTGCACTGCACTTCCCAGTTCCACCATCAAATCAATACGAGCCGGCTTGCCATAGGCCGTTCTCACCTGCGCATCACTGACATTGATCGAGCCATCGGACAAGCGCATCAGGATGTCTTTCAAAATTCCAACGCGATCAATCACCTCAATGCGCAAGTGAGCAGGGAATCGAGACCCG contains the following coding sequences:
- the mnmE gene encoding tRNA uridine-5-carboxymethylaminomethyl(34) synthesis GTPase MnmE, whose product is MSGNGPDQALSIAAIATAVAPGQGGIAVIRLSGPSAVRAVAAITVIPGQQEWESHRVLYGHVVAAGGVERLDEVLVLVMLAPRSFTGEDVVEIHCHGGVIAVQQVLARVLEQPGVRRALPGEFSQRAVLNGRLDLTRAEAIGDLVGARSQRAAQLAMAGLDGGIQKKMVVLRERLLDQLSELEARVDFEEDLPPLNGEALLQELQAVRLELLTLVADGERGSVVRHGLRVALVGRPNVGKSSLLNLLSRRERAIVTDLPGTTRDLLESEIVLDGVPITLLDTAGIRATSDAVEQLGIARSRDALASADLVLLLFDLAQGWSEEDQALFAQIPEGVPCLRVGNKADLRRDVDVEAASVADVRLSAVTGEGEQDLVRAVLERCGALSEQPLLLALNQRQSDLAATAAEALARSEQVAADGLPWDFWTIDLRQAICSLGEITGEQLTESVLDRIFSRFCIGK
- a CDS encoding DUF2062 domain-containing protein, with product MKRLRNNLQRRLNRWLQWIWQQEGTPGQRARGLAAGVFCGCFPFFGFQTLLGIGLASVVRGNHLLAAAGTWISNPFTYVPLFWFNYRLGALLLGEGAGWPGLNNLNQELLATAGWDVMSRLLLGSGLTGAVFGGLSWWLTLHCLQPQRAGSINPRHRERRRR
- a CDS encoding YdiU family protein encodes the protein MSNPLLALPFEPSIEGLGGDYWDVVEAAVFPQTQLRFRNEALLRQLGLEPDGVSDQDFEGAYGRFEERVPLLALRYHGYQFGTYNPQLGDGRGFLYGQLRDRTGQLQDLGSKGSGTTPWSRGGDGRLTLKGGVRELIASQALHRLGVTTSRTLSLIETGEELWRSDEPSPTRSAVMVRMARTHLRFGSCERLLYLRDPQGLERLLRHVVAVYYPDVAAAHPAPDGDRLALEHQLLAFYGELVERVARLAAEWMAAGFVHGVLNTDNMSLAGESFDYGPFAFLDRWDPSFTAAYFDQTGLYSYGRQPAICRKNLQLLQNPLAMLLPRQPMEQSLERYASTYQNHYRFCLLRRLGLTPNPDLDSDERLVSATLELIANWPVGYGDFFAGLASVVQSAGLPQEPDGLPVVLPDCSAPARQLWQNWRDAWWWQTQARAVPGSEPVASVSERLRRWNLSQTPTRPLIESLWEPIDQDDDWRPLKGWLISAGAPDDEG